The window atcatctctctctctctctctctctctctctctctctctctgtatataaTATACAAGAAATTAAATTCAAAGACATTTTCCTATAAGTACATTTTACACaccatacattttaaaagaatgcctttttaaaatatatatataattccagtTATAGACCAATATGGTTAGTATTGACATTATGgctgtaatatattttaaatagcagGATGTATATACCGTGTCTCCCatagccactggctgccagagccGGGGAGGGCTTGGTGAGAAGTGAACCATGTCCTGTGGCTTAAGCGGGCAGTGCCTGGGATTCCTGCCCCCCATTCTGCACCCACAATTGCATGCCATTCTTCCACCTTCCTTGTTTCCTCCAAAACCACCTGAGAGGGAGTGTCCTAATTTCTGAGAAGTGTGTCTCATCATGAGTGCTTTGTTTTGCCCTTCTGACTTGCATGGCACAAGACTATAGGGGGAAATTAATTCTCATCATCAAGACACAGTGGTCCTTTCACAGACTCATGGTCAGGAATAACCTCTCCTCAGAGTGCCCCGCCGTCCTCGGAGTAACCTGGCACCATGGAGGCGGAAGACatcacacacatttttaaaataaattgatcgtactctggatggtcagcaGGCATGAgtacgtacatgaacattcatactactcaagggattaaggctgctgtttctttgttaattttctgtctggaggatttatccactgatgttagtggggtattaaaatcccctatgattatagtattgctgttgatcttgccctttatgtccatcaaaatctgctttatatatttaggtactcctatattaggcattTAACTAGTTACAATGGTTAtgtcctcctgttggattgctcccttatcattatgtagtgaccttctctatctcttactacagcctttgttttaaaggctattttgtcagatataagtattgctaccccagccttttttttaaaatccatttgcataaaatacttttttccatcccttcactttcattctatgtgtatcttttgttctgaggtgggtctcttgtagacagcatatgtacggtttctgttttcttatccatgcagctaccttatgtcttttgattggagcatttaatccatttacctttaaggttattattgatatgtacttacttattgccattttattctttaagcctacaatcctctttctctcaatttcttttttccttccctcttttttatagcaggccccttaatatttcttgcagtactggtttggctgtaataaattccttgagtcttttttgtctgggaggttttttatttctctttcaattttaaatgatagccttgctggataaagtaatcttggttgtaggttcttgttttgcatctctaaatattttttgccaatcccttctggcctcaagtgtttctgttgagaaggcagatgtcatccttatgggggctcctctgtaggtaattaactgcttttctcttgattttagtattcttcctttgtctcttaactttggcagtTTAATGATGTGTCCTGgtataggcctccttgggtttctctttaatgggactctctgtgcttcttgaacttgtttgactttttccttcatcaattttggaaaatattcagCTATGATTCCTTCCAACAGGTTCTCTATCACTTGTTCatcctcttctccttcaggaatccctgttatggatgttgtttctctttatgttgtcacagaggtctcttagagtttcctcagtctttttgaatctcttttctttttgctgctctgcttctgtgctttcatttatcttgtcctctaaatcgctggttagattctctgcttcatccagcctgctactgattccttttagtgcagtcttcatttctgatattgcatttgttatttctgactagttcttttttatgatttcaatgtcctttttttcatgacagacagagagagacaaagagaggaacagatagggacagatagacagaaagggagagagatgagaagcatcaattctttgttgcagcaccttagttgttcattgattgctttctcatatgtgccttgaccagggggctacagcaggctgagcaaccccttgttcaagccagcaactttgagctcaagctagtgagccttgctcaaacctgatgagcccatgctcaagctggcaacattggggtttcaaacctgagtcctctgcatcccagtctgatgctctattcactgcatcactgcctagtcaggcctcaatatcctttttgatgcttgctatcattttgtttatgttctcattgtcaccatccattgttgctctaagatccctgagtatcctaaaaatcattattttaaactctgcgtctgctagtttggttacttccatttcatttagttctttttggggcggtttctcttgttgattcatttgggtcatatttctttgtctgcccattttgtctgtgtattagttagtgctggctgacttttaaatttgttgtggtgtctttatgaagaagatgagctcagtggtactgacctccaccTGAGTACTTgctctagaaatgcttcttgagggtagtattttacttcttgtatgtgcataTTGAATGTatttggtcctttcatgggtgtatttattctccagtgTCTGGTACCTgttggactcctcctttgggcatgctgcttgtatagttagctgagtctaggtttggtgatgtctaccacccactactggttgtattggttctaggtcttcttgggttggtgtcaatCATTGTTTGAACCTcccatgggctacctgtctggagctactgttctgtttgctgtttgtgtctgtgtttcctgTGCCTGGATAATGTGGGCAGGACCAACCTGTGTacaaggatcagcttcctcctgcttagagatgacagcagctccataaaggCCCCAATTTCCATAAAATTtgcttccacttttcagctgctcctcctcctcctcttgtagctgcctggtcttcccacagagtcttccaTAGAAAGAGTATATATAGTGTGGGCTCAGGctagcctcacccaaccaacccctctacaggttgtaaGTTTGGTGGGTTAGGGAAGCTGAGATTGGGGATACaacgttagtgggaccccctatttcaggggtctcttggtcaggagctcagtatggggaaagtggcccctaatccagagcctaatccctcagccactgctgtatACTCCAATTTTGTATCTCCTCAGCaagatgagcagcaggttcagattgagtggggcagacagtcccctctgcagaagttcttacacaTAGAtggtgagaccttggtctcagggaggaaaactGAGAAAGTCCTCTCCTGGGGATGACTGTGCCcccaagaaagtggctaagcccttcgaccagatccaacaattgGTTCATgtggacccacactttaaatgtccatgatataagcctctctctcttccccctgtggaacctaacccagcagggcaggatatccagcacccaagcTGGCTTACTGTGAAGTTtcaccctgtccaatgcacatgagccactgtgccagtattgatcacagaaagcaaaactcacctcagctgggccaggtttAAGGAGTCCTTCCATAGGACATAccactagcaagggttgttaggtcctgaactctCTACAGTGGGGCAGTGGATGAACCAGCCTTGGGCTTCCCTGTAGGGAActcagtgcagaccagtgggggatactgcccatgactggccttcaacaactttcttggagctacaagcaatccagagttcatggctgcctctgctgggcccaggtgcacatggaaataacagctgcacacctaggcttgcttttatccacactgggcctgggataAGGACCACAAAAGGACAAGGTTCCCTGAGCCCCTCCTCCTGTAGCTTCTGTTCACTGGCttcttgttgggcttggccattgaaaaaacctctggtagagtctagagcaggggtccccaaactatggcccgcaggccacatgcggccccctaaggtcatttatccagccctgccacacttccggaaggggcacctctttcattggtggtcagtgagaggagcatagttcccattgaaacactggtcagtttgttgatttaaatttacttgttctttattttaaatattgtatctgttcccgttttgttttttttactttaaataagatatgtgcagtgtgcatagggatttgttcatagttttttatagtccggccctccaaccatctgagggacagtgaactggccccctgtgtaaaaagtttggggacccttggtctagagcctggggcaattcagggattaggaagggtagtgggtgtggctcgGCCCCAGGAggagtctgtccagacttttttcacagacctccgTAGGGTGTGgtccccaggagtccagtgggtgtggcctctgagacccagagatgtggtctgcccacaggCAGGACAGTTTCTCCTAAGTGTCccgtgaggcagaagcaccagtcatggACTTGATTAAAGTGCaagggaaagctctggcctcaataccagaaaactgagtcacggATTCACCCCTTACTTCCTGGTTTACTTTTCAGAATAGTCCAGTCTCCATGggatggggcaggagagactcccggAGGGgggggcagttgcttttccccaggctgatgccacaaaGAGAGGATTATTCCACTCAAAAAAgtggcaactgcagtattagagaatgactcagcacaggggttccagtggctgtcccctATGATGTCTCTCTCTGGGCCACCAACTCTCTCcccgcaactccagtcctctcagccctccctctgctgcagcctggagtaagtggctgtgaatgagactttctgtgctggccctttaagatggagcctgcatctcctagagctttgtctctttctctcagacagaaacctctgctcttttcactgccaactgctgtgtgggtgccttttctaggctctggatctctaggctggggcacttgacctggggcttaggaccctcacctctcagggAAAACCCTTCcctccacagtgagagtccctctggaccctccatTCCTGCTCACTCCTGTGAGCTGGACAGCCCTGTTCTTGTCTCCACCCTTCCGACCAGTCtcgtggcttcttctgtgatccttatagactcctctttatttaatgcaaaattggtttttcaagatgactgttcttaaattaagttgtgatCCAATTTGGTCCCgggaagtggcagttggaacatccgtCTACTCCGTCGCCATAATGGAATctcctttattcctgtggttggcttgtacACTGGAAggggccaactccctcactcatataccATGTTAgtgcatattcttccaccacgcaaccaaactagtttgcttgTAAGTAGgacgctaatggcataagccaaaacacatctcattttttttaagttttaatgggagagtgagcattgtaaactcaaaacgttgtatgttgagactgtcataacctgtaCTGATTTAATTGTAGTTTCAATCTCTTCCAGAAGCGTAATCTTAACCAGTCTGGaattttctccatattttttctttttaaaaaaatactccaatTACTTTAGGTtattctctcatttaatcttGTTTTTAGTAGTTGAGTGAAAgtatcttttcaaataaaataaaattctgaaccaaatagctGAAATGGAAAACCAAAATATATGAACCATCTGAGACTCTATAAAAACTACTTGTCTTTAACATTGACTTCAGGCTTTACAATAATTTATAATTACTTCCTTTTCTTCATAAATATAGGTTCTATTCCAggtagaaaataaacatttttttttcaaacagcaaaacaaaactaaaccctGACAATTTCACAATTcaccttaaaatattaaaaacgcCATACAAATTTAACACTGAGTACTTTTATTACATAGAACTTAATAATTAACAAAAACAACTTCTGTTCTCAATGGCACTTttataagataatttaaaaaatacattgagaaGTTTTCTGTGGAAAAAGAATAAGATAATGCCTGcagctttgaaaataaaaatttactacaGTGCATGTTTGGATGCAACTGCACAAGAAACATGATGTTGTACAATTATAAAGTCTATCATTTGATGATTCCAGAGCCCTTAAGATAGTTCCATCCATAGTAACCAGCACTATTAATCCCATTTAGATGTCTTCCTCCTCATATAACTGTGCCCCTCACTATCAATAGCTTCATAGAGGTCCTTTTTATTCTCTTGTGTTGCATGTAGATAACCAATATAAGCCACACATAGTGAAAGGGTTATCAATCCGAAAGCCATTACAGGTTTgttctgtcaaagaaaaaaaattacaaagcctCATTAAGACTAATAATTTGAGGAGAACAAAATTATCTGTTGCATTTTCCTCTTGAAAAACCAAGTCTTTATTAGCAtacctataatatttttaattataataatttatctagttctttatttaatttactcaACTCCTGATAATTTAGAGATTAGAGAAGACTCTTGATTCTCCTCTCCAGTCTTTCTTCTGTCTATAGCCTGGACATCTCAGACTTCCACCTTCAGAAAGGTGACGACTGGGAAAGGGACAGAGGAAACAAGAGACAAGGAAATTGGTCTGGTGTTTTCACTTATCTGTGTGTCATAAAGAAGTTGCTTAACTTCCTTAATTTTATTAGGAAGTGAGGTATGAACTATACATGCTATTCTCTCCTGAATTCATGAACTAACAAAAAGCCTTTCATGTCATGTGTTAGGTACAGCAAAAATGGCAATGTCTACACTCTTCTCTGGATGATAGCATCTTAAGAAATTTAGTGATTGGGACAGATATGATGCTGTTATAATAGCCTTGATTTTCTGCTGGAAAATCCAACACTCTTAAAAGGCAAAGCAATTAgccttgaattttaaaaaagtttttaaatgtagGAAAGATGTTCACAACTCCACAGAAGTGTGTATCTTTATTATTATAGTTCAGAGCCTCCTTTTTGTGTGTTCTCACTACACAAATGGGCCTTCCCTAGGTCAGTGTGGTGCAGAGTTGCAATATGCATTTCAATTGGAATTCTGTTTCTGTCACCATACCTGCTGTTTACTGCTAGTTCAAATCTTAAAAGAATAAAGGTCAAAATTTTTCATTCGGATGGTCATTTTAAGAAAGGCCACAAATTCAGAGTAGTTTAAATTTGCAATTCTTAAAATGCATTTGGCAATTAAAAATACACATCAGGCcctagccaattggctcagtggtagagcattggcctggcgtgtggatgtcttgggttcaattcccagtgagggcacacaagagaagcgactgtctgcttcttcaatcctccccccttttccttctctgtctctgtctctctttttctcctgtagccatggctcgattggttcaagcacatcagcctgggtgctgaggatggcccagtagagcctccacctcaggcagtaaaaatagctccattgcaatcgtgaccccagatgggcagagcatcagccccagatggggactgccaggtggatcccagtcagggcacatgagggaatctgtctctctatcttccctactctcacttgaaaaagaaggaaaaaaaagaaaaaaaatacacattagttcaaagtttttaaaacattctacCTTGATTTAATGATTTGATTGTTAAACTGACCTATTTTACTATACAAGAGTTTATGTTGGCAACTATGTTATTATAATTCTAAACAAAttcaatacatttaaatatattttataatttgatttaatttacatttatttaaaaataagatttatatctatttaaaagtaaaatttatcaaatatattcaACATTTTGCATCAAGACTATAAATGATAAGCTAACTCCCTAACAGTGTACAGATTACATCTTGAAATTTTTCACAAAACATTTGTAATATGCCTTTGGGAAAAACATCATTAATAAAAGCTGGAATTGTAATCTATAATAATAATCAGAATAGTACCTGATCAAACAAAAAATTTCCTTCAAATTAATAcagtattaacattttaaatagaaatttgaaAAGTTGATCCATGAAAGTACAACCATTTTCCATTAAAATTCTCAAATGccttttaaataattcattttagatATGTATTTAGTGAAAAAGCATTTAAGATTTTCAGAGAGATCTTAAGAGTCAACATAAAATTTCCATGGTAAAATCACATTTCTCAGGAAAATAACTTAGTATTTCTGATAGACTAGTTAAATAAGTCTTCTCCTATACATTTCTTACAGGTTTAATGAAGAGCTCGGGATTCACAGCTCGAAACAAGGTTGTTGTGCGGACCCCTCTGAGTCCTGGGGTTTGAAAGTCTTTTTCTTTGGGTGGTTCCTTTTTAAAGTCCGGAGGCTCAGATGCTGAAGACATCTTGACAAATGATttataacctaaaaataaaataagagatttTTTCCTTCATGATTGTTTTTtgataatgctttttaaaaaactgtattaatttgtttttaaattctagtCCAGATATATACCAAAAGTGATTGTTAGTTATTTTATTACTGTGTATAACACATACTTTGTAAATGGTGCCTTAAGTTTTGTTTGGCAAaatggtgattttatttttcaactctcAGAACAAACCAGCGAGGTGGGCAAAGTTGTTTTCCTTCGTAAGGAAGCCTGGAGAATTACTTCTTGTTATGAATCACAGTGTAGCTTGTTACATGAAGGAAGTACTAGGCTAGGAATGGCCAATGGGTTATCCACACCCTTCTCTATTTCCTTCTGCTTTTCACTCTTTCTCACCTTCCAACAGCCCTTTCAGGACAACAATATGAGAGAAGTACTAGCATTCTTTTGCTCAGTTTCTCCTACAGCTTCACCCCAGTCCCACTATCCATCCCTtcatgcttctctccccttcctccccggcCCAAGCACTAGTACCACGCAGTAAGGGTAAGTAGCTGTTTGTCCTCACTTCCCCTTTGCCGAGAGTGGGAAGGGCTGCTCTGCTATCTCCTTACTACGAATATCCACTTTTCTCTGGATTACTCTAAATCTATCCTATTAAATATAAGTGTGTTTTTTGCCTTCTGGTTCTCCCAGCTGGAGGGCCAACATTTTGTGAATATATTTCTCTTCTGGGTATTATTAGGCAAAGGCTTGTTATCTTTCCTGCCACCTAATGCTGAAGATGGGGTAGGGATggttagaagggagagagatggtagGAAAAGAAACCTTCTAAAGAAAGGCTGAAATTAGtgacaatataataaaatttggCATGGAAATTCTGCAACCCTAGTGTGAAGTAAATGTTATGAGTGAAACATTCACATTTAAACACTCACTAGGGCTTTGTTTATACAAGTAATCATTAAGTCTTCCATTTCACAGACTTTATAAAAAGCAGTATTTTTGCAACTTTGTTATAGTTTTTGCAAATCTTTGTTGCAGTGGACACAAAATATTTATCTGTCCCATGAAGTAAACACCTCATCAGGATCATCTGCTTTCAGGGAAAGGCTTGTCAACACATTCTGCACTTGGAATGACTTGTGAAGTGTTGTTCACTGTTG is drawn from Saccopteryx leptura isolate mSacLep1 chromosome 1, mSacLep1_pri_phased_curated, whole genome shotgun sequence and contains these coding sequences:
- the SMIM8 gene encoding small integral membrane protein 8, translated to MSSASEPPDFKKEPPKEKDFQTPGLRGVRTTTLFRAVNPELFIKPNKPVMAFGLITLSLCVAYIGYLHATQENKKDLYEAIDSEGHSYMRRKTSKWD